The Spirochaetales bacterium genome includes a window with the following:
- the ispH gene encoding 4-hydroxy-3-methylbut-2-enyl diphosphate reductase has translation MRIVIPKLSGFCPGVKEAEKTVMDYRKRFPDTPIYVLGYMINNRKYIEYLKERNIITVDSPDSLCPGCIVAIRTHGIDRFVEEDLRNRFEVIDLTCSKVKKVQNAINAYSRDNYDIVINGKKPHPEMKGLISYARHAHIIENREDLNRFMRESDVRIKIFSSRNILIISQTTGDRTLFEEIVDNVKKRLDSQVNVQVIDSICPVTESKEREALLLQRTCDISFVLGDRLSSNANKLFSILKGAKEDVYFIEGIDDIEKQAIGLYEYENAMIVSSASTPAFVEQAVAGYLERKGKP, from the coding sequence ATGCGAATCGTCATACCAAAGCTTTCAGGATTCTGCCCCGGCGTCAAGGAAGCTGAAAAAACGGTGATGGACTATCGCAAACGGTTTCCCGACACGCCGATTTATGTTCTCGGCTACATGATCAATAACAGGAAATATATCGAGTACCTGAAAGAACGGAATATCATAACCGTCGATTCTCCCGATTCACTCTGCCCCGGCTGTATCGTCGCAATCCGTACCCATGGAATCGACCGATTTGTCGAGGAGGATTTACGAAACCGTTTTGAGGTGATCGACCTTACCTGCAGCAAGGTAAAGAAAGTGCAGAACGCGATCAACGCCTATTCCCGTGATAATTACGATATCGTCATCAATGGGAAAAAACCGCATCCGGAGATGAAGGGACTGATCAGTTATGCGCGTCATGCCCACATTATCGAAAACCGTGAAGACCTGAATCGGTTCATGCGAGAAAGCGATGTGCGGATAAAGATTTTTTCTTCGAGAAATATTCTTATTATTTCACAGACAACGGGCGACAGGACGCTTTTCGAAGAAATCGTCGACAACGTGAAAAAACGACTCGATTCACAGGTAAATGTCCAGGTCATCGATTCGATCTGTCCAGTGACGGAAAGCAAGGAAAGGGAGGCGCTGCTTCTCCAACGGACCTGTGACATCAGTTTCGTCCTGGGCGACAGGCTGTCGTCCAACGCGAACAAACTCTTTTCCATCCTCAAAGGGGCGAAAGAAGATGTCTACTTCATCGAAGGAATCGACGACATCGAAAAACAGGCGATCGGCCTGTATGAGTACGAAAACGCGATGATTGTTTCTTCCGCATCGACTCCCGCGTTTGTCGAACAGGCGGTGGCGGGATACCTTGAAAGAAAAGGAAAGCCGTAA
- the crtI gene encoding phytoene desaturase: MGEKKILVIGAGLAGLSSACLLAKSGYTVTVMDNHTTPGGVARRFTEKGFTFDMGPSWYLMPEVYDDFFAQFGKATGSYYELADLTPSYRIYFEGQGTATLCRDQKKNRALFDLFEKDGGKKLSRYLDNARMKYEIVLKHFLYKDFTSILDMANPRLFTDGIKLNIAGKLDSFVDRFFDDHRSKKIVEFNTVFLGSSPFTTPALFSLMAHADLTQGVFYPKGGIAKLPLALYALASELGVEFLFGTEARRIVVNNGKAEGIETKEGYIKADIVVSTADYHFTDTVLLSSGESNYSSGYWNRRTLAPSTFLIYLGINKKLPGLIHHSFYLARDWKKHFSDIFSTPRWPDNPCYYMGCPSKTDPSVAPPGGETLFVLVPIAPGLDDSDEHRAVFTDMIINDIEKLLGESFQAEIAVKKIASQRDFMRDYHLFQGTALGLAHTLFQSAIFRPRHKSKKVKNLYYGGHYTQPGIGMPMALIGGRMIAAAVAKNSPAA; this comes from the coding sequence ATGGGAGAGAAGAAAATTCTTGTTATCGGTGCCGGACTGGCCGGTCTTTCCTCGGCATGTCTGCTCGCAAAATCGGGATACACGGTAACGGTCATGGACAACCACACGACTCCGGGTGGTGTCGCACGCCGATTTACCGAAAAGGGTTTCACCTTTGATATGGGCCCCTCATGGTACCTCATGCCGGAAGTATATGACGATTTTTTCGCGCAATTCGGTAAAGCGACCGGCTCCTATTACGAACTGGCAGACCTTACGCCGTCATACAGAATTTACTTCGAAGGTCAGGGCACGGCGACCCTCTGCCGGGATCAGAAAAAAAACCGGGCACTCTTCGATCTGTTCGAGAAAGACGGAGGAAAAAAACTCTCCCGCTACCTCGACAATGCCCGGATGAAATACGAAATCGTCCTCAAACACTTTCTCTACAAGGACTTTACCTCCATCCTGGATATGGCGAATCCCCGCCTTTTCACTGACGGTATAAAACTCAATATCGCCGGGAAACTTGATTCATTTGTCGACCGGTTCTTTGACGACCACCGGTCGAAAAAGATCGTCGAGTTCAATACCGTGTTTCTTGGAAGCAGTCCCTTTACCACTCCCGCCCTTTTTTCCCTCATGGCCCACGCGGATCTCACCCAGGGTGTGTTTTATCCAAAGGGCGGTATCGCGAAGCTTCCCCTCGCCCTTTATGCGCTTGCATCCGAACTCGGCGTCGAGTTCTTGTTCGGAACGGAAGCACGCCGCATTGTCGTCAATAACGGGAAGGCGGAAGGGATAGAGACAAAAGAAGGCTATATAAAAGCCGATATCGTGGTTTCCACTGCGGATTATCATTTTACCGATACGGTTCTGCTTTCATCGGGCGAAAGCAATTATTCCTCAGGCTACTGGAATCGGAGAACCCTTGCGCCCTCGACGTTCCTCATCTATCTCGGCATTAACAAGAAGCTGCCGGGATTGATTCATCACAGTTTCTATCTGGCACGGGATTGGAAAAAACATTTTTCCGATATTTTTTCGACCCCGCGATGGCCGGACAATCCATGTTACTATATGGGGTGTCCGTCAAAAACAGATCCTTCCGTAGCCCCTCCGGGGGGAGAGACCCTCTTTGTCCTCGTCCCCATTGCGCCGGGACTCGACGATTCGGATGAACATCGTGCTGTTTTTACCGATATGATTATTAACGATATCGAGAAACTCCTCGGGGAATCATTTCAGGCCGAGATCGCGGTCAAGAAAATCGCCTCACAGCGCGATTTCATGCGCGATTACCATCTTTTTCAGGGAACGGCACTCGGTCTTGCTCATACCCTTTTTCAATCGGCAATTTTCAGACCCAGGCATAAAAGCAAAAAGGTGAAAAATCTCTATTACGGCGGCCATTACACGCAACCGGGCATCGGGATGCCGATGGCGTTAATCGGTGGTCGTATGATCGCTGCGGCCGTCGCCAAAAACTCTCCGGCAGCATAA
- a CDS encoding lysophospholipid acyltransferase family protein produces the protein MIKAHHRLWAQLFFNRYLDRLIKKNFEGFYLVNELPSLPLEKSLLFTPNHISWWDGFFAYSLLRILTGRAVFLMMLERELRRYRYFSKIGAYSINPSSGRETIRSIAYTAEILDNPDRAVIFYPQGEIEPYWKRPLSIKRGGLRSILSGKYGPLPHCERTVLVAGFCINYGNKKYPDIIVRFGEPLSPDEIIGDFKRYEAVFHENLDRLDRAVCGRDYIRNIMPLL, from the coding sequence ATGATCAAGGCGCATCACCGGCTTTGGGCACAGCTTTTTTTCAATCGATATCTCGACAGACTCATCAAAAAAAACTTTGAAGGGTTCTACCTGGTAAATGAATTACCTTCACTCCCGCTTGAAAAATCCCTGCTTTTCACACCAAACCATATAAGCTGGTGGGACGGATTTTTTGCCTATTCCCTTCTTCGAATATTGACCGGCCGGGCGGTTTTCCTGATGATGCTCGAACGCGAACTGCGTCGATACCGTTATTTCAGCAAGATCGGCGCCTATTCGATCAATCCCTCATCGGGAAGGGAGACGATCCGGTCGATCGCCTATACCGCTGAAATTCTTGACAATCCGGACCGCGCGGTCATCTTTTATCCACAGGGTGAAATCGAACCGTACTGGAAACGGCCTCTTTCAATCAAAAGGGGAGGACTCCGCTCGATTCTTTCAGGAAAATATGGCCCGTTACCGCATTGCGAACGAACGGTTTTGGTCGCCGGCTTCTGCATCAATTATGGCAACAAAAAATATCCGGATATTATCGTCCGCTTTGGAGAACCTCTTTCACCCGATGAGATTATCGGTGATTTCAAACGATACGAGGCGGTTTTTCACGAAAATCTCGACAGACTGGACAGGGCGGTATGCGGACGGGATTATATCAGGAATATCATGCCGTTACTGTAA
- the crtI gene encoding phytoene desaturase, with protein sequence MKQCAVIGGGLGGLAAAISLAHTNVCDVHLYEQAPQPGGKAGSIVIYTDHQKKRRFRFDTGPTILTMAFVLEDFFRSVGEDLSDYLDLQRLETHCDYYYPDGLVFHAYTDHQRFYREAGKKLKDPVRSIKAFKRYCGNIYDLASPLFLFNSFHELDTLFSADPKEILPHLNRLDSFRTMHGAVSSYFSDERLIQLYDRYATFNGSNPYKVPATLNIIQHVESLGVTVPSGGIWRIPGALHQLAEKKGVTVTCNSPVSGITRSGRRITGITTGGIKKAYDIVVSNADVRYTYTHLLHDTSTPGALKYRISEPSSSAMVFFWGMNCQSGLNTHSILFSSDYKNEFKAIFKKLVCPDTPTVYIYISSKYSNRDCPEGCENWYVMINTPRDRGQDWKSETVRMKRAVLSLIKSRLGIDAGKYIVCEHVYGPRDFYRMTSSTFGSLYGLSSNSLTAAFLRQGNRSRWYRGLYFCGGSAHPGGGIPLTVLSGKMTADLIKKYEL encoded by the coding sequence ATGAAACAATGTGCAGTCATCGGTGGCGGACTCGGCGGTCTCGCCGCAGCGATTTCTCTTGCCCACACAAATGTATGCGACGTCCACCTTTATGAACAGGCCCCGCAGCCCGGAGGAAAGGCGGGTTCCATTGTCATTTATACCGATCATCAAAAAAAACGGCGATTCCGCTTTGACACCGGCCCGACGATTCTGACCATGGCGTTTGTCCTCGAGGACTTTTTCCGGTCGGTTGGAGAGGACCTTTCCGATTATCTTGACTTGCAGCGGCTTGAAACACATTGCGACTACTATTATCCGGACGGGCTTGTTTTTCACGCGTACACGGATCACCAACGGTTTTATCGCGAAGCGGGAAAGAAGTTGAAAGATCCCGTCCGGTCGATCAAGGCGTTCAAACGGTATTGCGGGAATATATACGATCTTGCTTCCCCGCTGTTCCTTTTCAATTCCTTTCACGAACTCGATACGCTTTTTTCGGCAGATCCAAAAGAAATCCTTCCGCATTTAAACCGCCTCGATTCCTTCAGAACCATGCACGGGGCGGTTTCATCATATTTCAGTGACGAGCGGTTGATCCAGCTTTATGACCGGTATGCGACATTCAACGGATCGAATCCCTACAAGGTTCCCGCCACCCTGAATATCATTCAGCATGTCGAAAGCCTCGGCGTCACGGTCCCTTCAGGCGGTATCTGGCGCATCCCGGGGGCGCTTCATCAGTTAGCGGAAAAAAAAGGGGTGACCGTCACATGCAATTCGCCCGTTTCAGGTATCACGCGAAGCGGAAGGCGAATTACCGGTATCACGACAGGCGGAATTAAAAAAGCATATGATATCGTTGTTTCGAACGCCGATGTCAGATATACCTACACACACCTCCTGCATGACACTTCAACGCCGGGCGCCCTGAAATACAGGATAAGCGAACCGTCTTCGTCGGCTATGGTGTTTTTCTGGGGGATGAATTGCCAAAGCGGATTGAACACCCATTCGATCCTCTTTTCTTCCGATTATAAAAATGAGTTCAAAGCCATTTTTAAAAAACTGGTATGTCCGGATACACCGACGGTCTATATCTATATTTCATCAAAGTATTCAAACCGGGACTGTCCTGAGGGGTGTGAAAACTGGTACGTGATGATCAATACACCACGTGACCGCGGACAGGACTGGAAAAGTGAAACGGTACGAATGAAACGAGCCGTCCTCTCCTTGATAAAATCGCGTCTCGGCATCGACGCCGGGAAATATATTGTCTGCGAGCATGTGTACGGTCCGCGTGATTTTTACCGCATGACTTCAAGCACGTTCGGAAGCCTGTACGGGCTTTCCTCCAATTCGCTGACCGCGGCCTTTCTCAGGCAGGGAAACCGTTCGCGGTGGTACCGGGGACTCTATTTTTGCGGCGGCAGCGCACATCCCGGCGGCGGAATTCCGCTTACCGTTCTGTCCGGTAAAATGACCGCAGACCTGATAAAAAAGTACGAGTTATGA